A part of Helicobacter himalayensis genomic DNA contains:
- a CDS encoding alanine/glycine:cation symporter family protein, with translation MEFVEWIGKFVGEANGFLYTYFLVFALIACGLYFTIRTRFIQIRFLPYAFKLLRERGHEEHVSPFGALMISTASRVGIGNIVGVSVAISAGGVGALFWMWVTAILGGASAFIESTLAQVYKRKDGAYNYKGGPAYYIESALGSKTFGICFAISLIFCFAYGFNALQAYTLTSAFEVYIGAQAFEEGHFKVFVGVILGLFVSAFFFGTNKSSAFITSILVPIMAVGYLCVAFFVIVNNFTLLPQAFNHIFEKAFDFQAIFGGFAGSAMVIGIKRGLFSNEAGMGSAPNAAASAHTTHPAKQGMVQTLSVFIDTLIICTATALVVLCSSVDVSGLKGLPIMQRVMEGYFGSFGLHFVSLSVVLFAFTSLIGNFFYAQINFKFITENKILLNIFRLSAVLMVFFGTQINFGFAWNLADIFMGIMAITNIVAIVLLGNIALRVLKDYERQRKAGLDPHFKASDIGLTNTECWK, from the coding sequence GTGGAGTTTGTAGAGTGGATTGGAAAATTTGTGGGCGAGGCTAATGGCTTTCTTTATACCTATTTCTTGGTATTTGCACTCATTGCTTGCGGGCTGTATTTTACCATTCGCACGCGTTTTATTCAAATCCGCTTTTTGCCTTATGCTTTCAAACTCTTACGCGAGCGCGGGCACGAAGAACATGTAAGCCCATTTGGCGCATTGATGATTTCTACTGCTTCACGCGTTGGCATTGGCAATATTGTGGGTGTTTCTGTGGCTATTAGCGCAGGAGGCGTCGGCGCGCTCTTTTGGATGTGGGTAACTGCTATTTTAGGTGGAGCGAGTGCTTTTATAGAAAGCACACTAGCGCAAGTGTATAAACGCAAGGACGGCGCGTACAACTACAAAGGCGGACCGGCATATTATATAGAATCCGCGCTTGGCTCAAAAACCTTTGGGATCTGCTTTGCAATCTCTCTCATCTTTTGCTTTGCTTATGGATTTAATGCCTTGCAAGCCTACACACTCACTTCAGCTTTTGAAGTCTATATCGGCGCGCAAGCCTTTGAGGAGGGGCATTTTAAAGTGTTTGTTGGCGTGATTTTGGGCTTATTTGTATCAGCTTTTTTCTTTGGCACAAACAAATCTTCAGCCTTCATCACTTCTATTCTTGTGCCTATTATGGCGGTGGGCTACCTTTGCGTGGCATTTTTTGTGATTGTCAATAACTTCACACTTTTACCACAAGCTTTTAACCATATTTTTGAAAAGGCTTTTGATTTCCAAGCAATTTTTGGAGGCTTTGCAGGAAGTGCGATGGTGATTGGCATTAAGCGTGGGCTTTTTTCAAATGAAGCAGGTATGGGCTCTGCGCCAAATGCCGCAGCCAGCGCGCATACAACTCACCCAGCAAAACAAGGTATGGTACAAACGCTTTCTGTCTTTATCGACACACTTATTATCTGCACGGCTACCGCGCTTGTGGTGCTTTGCTCTAGTGTTGATGTGAGTGGGCTTAAGGGCTTGCCTATTATGCAAAGGGTGATGGAGGGCTATTTTGGTAGTTTTGGACTGCATTTTGTAAGCCTTTCTGTGGTGCTTTTTGCCTTTACTTCGCTTATTGGGAATTTTTTCTACGCGCAGATAAATTTCAAATTTATCACAGAAAACAAGATTCTCTTAAATATTTTCCGCCTAAGTGCCGTGCTTATGGTATTTTTTGGTACACAAATAAATTTTGGTTTTGCGTGGAATTTGGCGGATATTTTTATGGGGATTATGGCGATCACAAATATTGTGGCTATTGTGTTGCTTGGAAATATCGCGTTGCGTGTGTTAAAAGACTATGAAAGACAACGCAAAGCCGGGCTTGACCCACATTTCAAAGCCTCTGATATTGGGCTAACAAACACAGAATGCTGGAAATAG
- a CDS encoding DUF2147 domain-containing protein, producing the protein MKSLKNGFFLLLGALTFCLSQDLLSGFYKTHIGKSGRQSIVEFFQKDGKYYAYGFANVDGTPPAKDIHNKNPNLRERYDNVTIFVYGLEGDSDTYKNGKVYNYDSGEIYYAKITLEDKNLTLRASVDFAGVLGETKIWSRLSDEELKPYLSKKPPMQEVLKSLKDWEQ; encoded by the coding sequence ATGAAAAGCTTGAAAAACGGGTTTTTCTTGCTCCTTGGCGCGCTTACTTTTTGTTTAAGTCAAGATTTGCTTTCGGGATTCTATAAAACACATATAGGAAAAAGCGGGCGTCAAAGCATTGTAGAATTTTTCCAAAAAGATGGAAAATATTATGCCTATGGCTTTGCAAATGTCGATGGCACGCCACCTGCAAAAGATATTCATAATAAAAATCCAAACTTGCGCGAACGCTATGACAATGTGACAATTTTTGTGTATGGCTTAGAGGGTGATTCTGACACTTACAAAAATGGCAAGGTGTATAACTATGATAGTGGCGAGATTTATTACGCTAAAATCACACTTGAAGACAAGAATCTCACTTTGCGTGCAAGCGTGGATTTTGCTGGGGTTTTAGGCGAGACAAAAATATGGAGCAGGCTAAGTGATGAGGAGCTAAAGCCCTATCTCTCTAAAAAGCCCCCAATGCAAGAAGTGCTAAAAAGCCTCAAGGATTGGGAACAATAA
- the pyrE gene encoding orotate phosphoribosyltransferase: protein MNIKQYYLQSNALLNGHFLLSSGNHSSCYLQSAKVLENPQIAEILATALAEKIMQYGLSVSCVCSPALGGILAGYELARALKARFIFTERVSGEMTLRRGFEVGRGEKVLICEDIITTGGSALESARCVEALGAEIVGFAGLANRGLCKRVDSELTPSPLAKLPQDKPLFALQDFVFEMYEPKDCPMCKEGSVALKPGSRGN, encoded by the coding sequence ATGAATATAAAACAATATTACCTGCAATCAAACGCATTGCTAAATGGACATTTTCTCTTAAGCAGCGGAAATCACTCTTCTTGCTACTTGCAATCAGCAAAGGTGCTTGAAAATCCACAAATAGCGGAAATCCTCGCAACTGCTTTGGCAGAAAAAATCATGCAATATGGCTTGAGCGTCTCTTGTGTGTGCTCACCCGCACTTGGTGGGATTTTGGCTGGATATGAGCTAGCACGCGCGCTAAAAGCACGTTTTATTTTTACAGAACGTGTTAGTGGTGAAATGACTTTGCGCCGTGGCTTTGAAGTAGGGAGGGGCGAAAAAGTGCTCATTTGTGAAGATATTATCACCACAGGTGGTTCGGCTTTAGAATCTGCTAGATGTGTAGAGGCGCTAGGTGCGGAAATTGTAGGTTTTGCTGGGCTTGCAAATCGCGGGCTTTGCAAGCGCGTAGATTCTGAGCTAACGCCTAGTCCATTAGCTAAACTTCCACAGGATAAGCCACTTTTTGCCTTGCAAGATTTTGTCTTTGAAATGTATGAACCAAAAGACTGCCCGATGTGCAAAGAAGGAAGTGTGGCGCTAAAGCCCGGCAGCAGAGGCAATTAA
- a CDS encoding RDD family protein → MSKQQKLRWRKTLATRDSHAQSARLAQKSKKAPFYLTDRLVAFVTDMFMINMPILYVATYLVLGSKEAFLENQVVIFICVALFGIVLSIFFALSGQTPGYKYAGLRLINKSDSNDLSESKPNPSFLIAFLRYLLWIVSVVSIVGVLMALFRKDSRTFYDVVCKTQVISVKPTKSMS, encoded by the coding sequence ATGTCAAAACAGCAAAAACTGCGCTGGCGCAAGACTTTAGCAACTAGAGATTCTCACGCACAAAGCGCACGCCTCGCGCAAAAAAGCAAAAAAGCGCCTTTTTACCTCACCGACAGGCTTGTGGCATTTGTTACAGATATGTTTATGATAAATATGCCAATTTTGTATGTGGCAACTTATCTTGTGCTAGGCTCTAAAGAGGCATTTTTGGAAAATCAGGTGGTGATTTTTATTTGTGTAGCGCTTTTTGGGATTGTGCTTTCAATATTTTTTGCGCTAAGTGGGCAGACTCCGGGCTACAAATACGCAGGTTTGCGCCTTATCAATAAGTCAGATTCTAATGATTTATCAGAATCTAAACCCAACCCATCATTTTTAATTGCCTTTTTGCGCTATTTGTTGTGGATTGTGAGTGTAGTAAGTATTGTTGGCGTGTTGATGGCACTTTTTAGGAAAGATTCTCGGACATTTTATGATGTGGTATGTAAAACGCAAGTTATCTCTGTAAAGCCCACAAAGTCTATGTCTTAA
- the ccoS gene encoding cbb3-type cytochrome oxidase assembly protein CcoS — MNVGIIALMLGVSLVLGFFGLLAFVWGLKNGQFDDENKMMEGVLFDSPEDLNKVASVENKQDFLQELMHNPKHK, encoded by the coding sequence ATGAATGTAGGGATTATCGCACTTATGCTTGGCGTATCGCTTGTTTTGGGATTTTTTGGCTTGCTGGCATTTGTTTGGGGGCTGAAAAATGGGCAGTTTGATGATGAAAACAAAATGATGGAGGGCGTGCTTTTTGACTCGCCTGAAGATTTAAACAAAGTTGCTAGCGTTGAGAATAAACAAGACTTCCTACAAGAGCTTATGCACAATCCTAAACATAAATAA